The Juglans regia cultivar Chandler chromosome 6, Walnut 2.0, whole genome shotgun sequence genome contains the following window.
AGCTGAAATTTGAGGATTTAACCAAGACAAAACATAAGGAGGACGAGAAGCAAGAGGATGGGCAGCAGAGAGCAATCCCCCAATTGGAATGACAGGAACTTTTAGAGCCTCTGCAGGGTCTGCCTGTGTAACACAGCGAACCAATATCAGCTTCTCGTGGTATTTGGTTTACATTGATCTATTACTCCAACCAAAACAGTAACAaggtatttaaaacaaatagcCTGTCATATCACTTGCCAGAGGCAAAAGTAATTTGAGTGATGATTTTGAAGACGTGTAGTCAAGTGAAGAAGCCAAAGTAGCAACTGATGCCAACCCAGAATTCCTTCCTTCAGAGCCTTTTATGAAACAACACATTTTAACATACAAGAGAAAATATAGTCAGGAAACAGTATGCCACCGAAGAaccaaatttgaaaatctttatattttatttaaacaaaaaaaaaattatgagctGACATGTCTCTCAACAAAACCTGAGTTGACACGTATAACTTAATTTTAAAGATCTGACACTGCAAAAAAGTCGCTAGATGAAAGAAACAAACTCACACCAGAAACATGTAAGTACATAAGCAACTAATAAATGCTGTCAACTAACGATGTTATTTaagtaagaaaaatttcaataaaactaagagaaaagatatttgcaaccatgaattgtgcaaccgccacataatcgctttgaaaaaagtgaataaaacatgagacccacatgaaaaaaattaattttttaataatggaccccactctttttcaaaacgattatacggCATTTACGCATTTCACAGTTGTATGTATAATTACTCTAAGACTAAACAGAAATAAGCTCTTCCTGAATCAGACTCGTGCAAATACCGGCAGACTTGCACTTGTGACTCTTAGCATCACACAAAACAATGGCTGTCTTTCAAAACTAAACAGATATAAGCGCAAGGGTACTCTTATATATAGTGAGTGtgtgcatgagagagagagagagagagagagagagagagagaggagagagagagagcaagatgAGAAAAAAGTACAGAAGTTGAAGCCAGAATTGATAGAgactaaataaaattttcaaaaaagataaaagtcaTGCAATCAAGGTAGGTAACTAACGTCAGAACAAAATGACAAGTTTAGTTGTCAACTTACAGCATCGAGACAGCATCGCATAAAGCAAGATACCCCCCATTGAGTGGCCAATTGCAAGTAACCTTCCATCCTTTGGTTTGCAATGATTCTTTATGTACTCCATCTAAGATGACAAGAACTAAAAATTTAGACACTCATTCAacgagttttatttataaatataaggtATAATGGTGATAGAAAAATGAGATTTCAAGGTAGACAATGATCTGAAATTATCCTATAAGCAAATGCTAAGATCTGATTATTTGCATTGAAGGAATGTCACCTCACCACAGCAGGCACATCCTCTTCCAAGTAGTGATCAAAGTCCCAATCGTAGTTTCCAATCAAGTCCAGTTGCATCTGTAATTCATCCAATGTTGTAGAAAAACGCTCTTGGAAGTCCAAAAACTGTGTCGGAACTGGCACTTGACTTTCTTCAATGACATTTGCAAGCCATTGACTCAAGTCCCTAAATTGGTTGGCAACACCAGAGTTTTGTCCTGCTTCTATAGAATATGCAAGCTTAGTCCAATCCCATCATAAAGTCCATATAATGAGGATagactaaaaaattctaaactttGATTGGATCAGTTAATATAAACTTTGTTAACTAAccttcatttaaaaaatctgAAAGTTTCTCTGATAAACGCAAGAAAGTCTCCCTAAATTTGGTAACTAAATTCACGTCATTTGATTTAGAGACAGTCCTTTTACTTTTCCCATTGACAAAAGTGATGTCAGAATCAGCAAAAGCACCAAAGTCATGGGTAGAATGTCTTTCTGAAGGAAGAACATCCACTCCATGCTTAACCGAGGAATCTCTCATGGCATTGAGAGGCTGCTTAATTTCCCCAAAGTCCATTCCACGCATGCTCAGCCCAGCACCGCGAACTTCAAGAATCCATGTATCAAATCCTTGGCCAGACATGTAGCGTGCAAAAGAGGACTGCAAACAATTTACATACATCACCATTAAGACGTCATACTGTGGTAATGGAGAGATTAGATATCAATGATTTATAGTCATTTAAGACCATAAATCCCTAATACGGAAGTcctaaaaaaaagtcaaaatatgaaaaccgtCAAGCTATCCAATAAATATAGAAGCTGCTTCAGTTCTGAGTGAAATACAAAACTAAGAAAAGGAGCATGCTGCTCCTACATACATTCATATTGTGTGTGATAAATTGAGTGTACTGGTGCATGAATTAATTTCTTTGGGATGGAAGTGGGATAACTAGTGAAAGAGGAAAAGACAAAATTCATACATATCCTGCCTCTAGTTTTGGTTAGATCTGCAATGAACAGTTATAAGCATCATCATCTGTATGATTTTTTGTCTTGCTCTATGACATTGAGCCTCTAGTCGTATCCTGTTGCTAGGGAGTTCTGGTTGATAGTTCTCTTTGGTTGGCAGCAGTTTGAGTGCTAAGTGTAAAATGCCTGGTGATCCCTATCTATattctctccgtacacatgcATTTTTTCTTGGTCTGTTTCTGGTTTCTTGGTCTGGTTCTTGATTCATTTTGCTTCACCAACTTGGGTTGATTGGTGTTAGTTAGATGGGTAGTGTTATAGAACTAGTTATTGAGTCCAAATGCTTCACTATAGCATTATGTGGAGGTGGCGTTCTGAGAATTACTGAGAGAAGCTGGAAGACAGAAAACTCGGTGTTGCTGGGCTTCTCCTCTATTCATTGGCTTGGGAAGGTGTTAGAGGAGAGCTTGAGTAGAAAAAAGGAGGTTTACTCGGCAACACGTGAGGGGTATTGTAGTTTTATTGCTCAACGTTGTGAAAATAGGAATGGAAGATATGTTGAAATATCAGAGTATAGTCAGGGGGGAAGAAGAAATATGCTATGTATTCCAGAAGGAGAGAATGGGTGGGgatggaggaggatgagggaggCTTTGATagtgaaagggaaagaaaaaaccaatgAAGGTGGTCTGCATGGAGGAGACAAACCGAGTGATGGAAGAGGGAAACTGAAACACTATGAGCGATCGTATAAGGATGTCCTTGCGAAGTCGATACCGAGAGTTACTGGTGCGAAGAAGGCTGGTGCGAAGATGGCTGGTGAGAAAGTTCTGGACAGAGGTAAGGGAAGGGAAGTTGGCAACGTGATGGTATGGTGAACCATGCCCATGGCAGGGCCTCTGTCGAGTGTCAGACATGGGAAATGCAAAGGAAGTTGTTGGAAATGCAGGGGCAGCTACGCGCATTGCAGAAAGATATGGCTACTATAGTAGCATTTGTCGGTTCATTAAAGGAAAGTGAAGGTGCCGAGAAACTGAAGGAAAATGGGCTGAGGTTCACTCGGGAGAAGACGCAACAGAAGGGAAAATATTCTAAAGGCTGGAATGTGTGGAGTCGGGCGAAACAACAAGAAAGCTTTGGGGCTGGGCCGTCGAAGGTTAAGGCCCAGAATTTCGAAATCCAGTCCAAGGCCCATACAGGCGGGTCGGTATCCAAGACCCAAGTAAACGGGTCAGGATCCGGGCCAACAGAACTCGCGAAACCGAGTTCTAGCTCGATACGATCCGTCGAGCATCACGGGCTAGGGTTCGTGCCGGAAAGCAAACAGACGGCGCCGATAGAGGTTGAGGGGCCACAGACGGTGCCGACGGAGATAGTGGGGGTCGCCGGTGGGGTCTCGCCGGAGTCCTGTGCTCAAAATCTGTTAGGCGTAGAAACTCATCTTCATTCGGCGCTGGAGAAGCAAACCTCGCGGATGAGGGAGGCTGTGTCGATGAGTCTAGTGACAGGCTCGGGGAGATCAGCAGAGAACCTCGACTTGGCTGAGATTGAAGAAGACTCAGATGACTTCATGCATTCTGTGGAAGATGAACTTTTCATCCCTTGTGGATTGGAGGATTTTTCTATGGGAAGTGAATTTCAGAACCAGAATAATAAGATGGGGAATCCTACcccattaaattattattttccagatcaagcatcagattgggttatacataaagctaaagaaattcaacatgttGTTGGAATTGAGTGTGTTGGGTATGAGGAGCAGTTTATAGCCTTGTTAACGGCTATGGAAGCTGGCCATCATCAAGAAAAGAGGGGGAGCACAAAGAAGAGTcgggaattaaaaagattaatgtggtcgatgaactcgGAAGCAAGTTCTAGTAGGAATAAGGCCAATGGGAAGGGGCTGAATGTTCTacaatgaagcctaagattttatcttggaatgtcCGGGGTCTAAACGAGGTAGAGAAGCGTCTTCGGATTCGTCGTCTACTTCGCGAATGGAAAGCGGACAtagtatgtttacaagagacaAAGCTGAAGTTGATTAGTAGGAGGATTATTCGGAGTGTGTGGAGTAATTTTTATGTGGATTGGGTATATTTGGCCTCTTCAGGGGCTTCGGGAGGAGTAGTGATAATGTGGGATAGAAGGGTAGTAGAGAAGGTAGAGGATTACATAGGGAGATATATGGTAGCTTGTTCTTTTAAAAGtgtatcagatgattttttatggGCATTTGCAGGAGTGTATGGGCCTAACTTAGATGCTGATAGAAGTTTattatgggatgaacttgctgTCAAGATAACTAGAAATACGATATATGAATGGCCGAATGAATTGGCCTTTGagtgatctgtatattatatagaaactttacaagagaactatacatggaaagaaactaATTGTCGAGTGATTCTCGCATTCTTAGCTTGATAAGGAAACTATATATTTTGTACAAGCCTAAGTAACGGAAGTAAATGtgaaataaggaaagaagaaagaaggaaataagATTGATgatggacagcaaagctgtccatcgacagcccccctcaaattgatgcgggtTGATCAACAAGCATCAATTTGTCACTTAAGAAACAATGTCGATGGCGAGTgagagctttggtgaagatatcagcaATTTGTAGTTCAGTGGGAACATGTGGGAGTGTAATAACACGGGCTTCAAATGCTTCACGGATAGAGTGACAGTCGACTTCAATATGTTTCGTACGCTCATGATAGACAGGATTGGCCGTGATTTGAATAGCACTCGTATTATCAGCATGTAGAGGTGTAGGATCGGTCTCAGAAAAATCTAGCTCAGCAAGCAAACCTCGAAGCCAAATAATTTCTGAACAAGCAAGAGACATGGCCCGATACTCAGATTCTGTAGATGACTTAGagactctgtcttgcttcttactcttccaggaGATCAATGCATTACCTAAGAACACACACCAACCAGTAATGGATCGACGTGTATCAGCACAACCGGCCCAATCAGCGTCGCTATAAGCAATAAGTCGAGGAGAATTGCCTGTAGGAAAGAATAAGCCACGGGCAGAAGTGCCCTGAACATAACGTATGATCCTACGGACAGcagccaaatgaagatgacgTGGAGTCTGAAGAAACTGGCTGACTTGTTGTACTGCAAAGGAAATGTCCGGTCTAGTAATAGTGAGATAGACAAGACTACCCACCAACTTCCGGTATAAACTGGGATCAGCAAGTAAATCACCCTCCTCTTTGCGAAGCTTGACATTCAATTCCATAGGAGTATCAATAGGAGTGGCCTCCTGTAGGCCAGCTGTAGCCACCAGGTCATTAGCATACTTATGTTGATTGAGTGAAATACCAGATGAACTACGATGCACCTtgagaccaagaaaatatgtgagagacCCAAGGTCTTTCATATGGAATGACTCAgagagatgagtcttgagctggctaagtaaaatagaatcggaaccagtaatcacaatatcatcaacataaaccaaaaggacAACAATACCCGCGTCTGATTTCCGAAGAAACAAGGAAGTGTCATACTTGCTCTGCTTGAATGAGAATTGTAATAAAGTGGtccgaaatttatcaaaccaggcccttggagcttgtttaagaccataaagAGAGCGACGAAGCTTACACACATGTGAAGTCGAAGGAGGAAACAATCCCGGTGGTGGTTTCATATAAATACATTCTTTAAGATCCCCgtgaagaaaagcattcttgacatccatctgatgtagtggccaatcaTTGGAAGCAGCAAGAGCTAGAATTGTGCGAACAGTAGTCATCTTAGCCACAGGAGCAAAGGTCTCTTCATAATTGACACCATATTCCTGATTATTCCCAAGTGCAACAAGTCGAGCTTTGTaacgatccaaacttccatcagatcgaaccttgactgagtaaacccatttgcaacccagaGGAACAATCGTTGGAGGACATGGCTCAATGTCCCAGGTATGATTGGCCTCTAGAGCGGCAATTTCTTCCTGCATAACTTGTTGCCAACAGTCATGCTTGGCAGCTTGTGAGTAGCACgtgggaatatcaaaattggataaTGCAACAGTAAGAGCTGAAATAGAGGACCCAGAAGGAAAACCATACCTATCCGGAGGTACAGACACTCGAGGAGAGCGTCGTACCAAGGGCTCTGGAGGTGCTGCAACTGACTAGTTCTGGAGCATGTTAGGATCAGATATCGGTTGAGCCACGGGAAGAGACTGTGGGCGGGAGCGTCTTGTATACACAATACCTGGTTTAAAGCGAGAGCTGACTTGAGGAAAATTTGAGGATGGCTGCTCAAAGGAGGGGAGGACCACAGTGGGAGGAGAGGGCACAGAAGACACaggaaagaaatgttgattttcaaagaaaataacattcctaGAAATGCGTGTGCGATGTAACGTAggatcatagcaaacaaatcTCTTTTGACACACATTATATCCCAAGAATGCACATCTAACAGATTGAGCAGATAATTTATGTCGCTCATGAGGAGGTAAATGAACAAAGCATACGCAACCAAATGTACGGAGATTATCATAACTAGGTTGCTTACCAAATAAGCGGAAATAAGGAGACTCCATGTGTAAGACTTGGGAAGGTAAACGATTAATCAAATGAGTAGCAGTTTTCAGAGCCTCGACCCAGAACATGGATGGAACAGAGGACTCTAACAAGAGAGTACGTACCATGTCAAGAAGAGTGCGATTTTTGCGTTCGGCTACTCCATTCTGTTGGGGAGTAGCAGGACATGAACGTTGATGAATAATACCTTTAGAAGCCAAAAAAGCCAGAAACTCATtagacaaatattcaccaccagaaTCTGTGCGTAATGTCTTAATAGTCGCAGAAAATTGATTGCCAACATACGCTAAAAACGTAGTAAAAGTACGAAAAACCTCAGATTTAGAAcgaagaaaataaacccaaataaatctgctatgatcatcaatgaaagtcacataatatttaaatttctcatgTGAACTAACGGGggaaggtccccaaacatcactatgaataAGGTCAAAGCAGTGAGAAGCTCTACTAGCATGCAAAGGAAAGGGAAGAGTTTTGCTTTTACCAAGTTTACAAGAATCACACTCAAGAGATAAAGATGAACAttctttattaccaagaaaaccAGAGTTCAATACATGAGACAAAATCTGAGTATTGGGATGACCTAAACGACGATGCCACACCATACTTAGATTAggaacattattacaagcaaaagacGTAATAGAAGAAACTGGAGAAAGTGCTGGAACAGgtaaaaatagtggaaacaaaCGCCCCACTTTAGGTCCCTTCGCGATCGGCTCCCCCGTTACCTGGtcctgcacaacacaaccatcacCAGAAAAATTAACAGCGCAATTGTTATCTACTAATTGACCAACAGAAATAAGATTCGTGGAAAGTTGAGGAGCAAGAA
Protein-coding sequences here:
- the LOC108998181 gene encoding uncharacterized protein LOC108998181 isoform X1 codes for the protein MSVSYSDLSLSRTATGLCFYPDRRRRIPEHHRVPHFLLPPVRPTSLYGIALEKRKKDDWKPSICTADELHYVSVPNSDWTLALWRYLPSHKVRPRNHPLLLLSGVGTNAIGYDLSPEDQVTGEPIAKGPKVGRLFPLFLPVPALSPVSSITSFACNNVPNLSMVWHRRLGHPNTQILSHVLNSGFLGNKECSSLSLECDSCKLGKSKTLPFPLHASRASHCFDLIHSDVWGPSPVSSHEKFKYYVTFIDDHSRFIWVYFLRSKSEVFRTFTTFLAYVGNQFSATIKTLRTDSGGEYLSNEFLAFLASKGIIHQRSCPATPQQNGVAERKNRTLLDMSSFARYMSGQGFDTWILEVRGAGLSMRGMDFGEIKQPLNAMRDSSVKHGVDVLPSERHSTHDFGAFADSDITFVNGKSKRTVSKSNDVNLVTKFRETFLRLSEKLSDFLNEEAGQNSGVANQFRDLSQWLANVIEESQVPVPTQFLDFQERFSTTLDELQMQLDLIGNYDWDFDHYLEEDVPAVMEYIKNHCKPKDGRLLAIGHSMGGILLYAMLSRCCSEGRNSGLASVATLASSLDYTSSKSSLKLLLPLADPAEALKVPVIPIGGLLSAAHPLASRPPYVLSWLNPQISAQDMMDPKLFEKLVLNNFCTVPAKVLLQLTTAFQKGGLRDRSGTFFYKDHLHKTNVPILALAGDQDLICPPEAVYETVKMISEDLVAYKVFGEPGGPHYAHYDLVGGRLVADQVYPCIIEFLSRHDTI
- the LOC108998181 gene encoding uncharacterized protein LOC108998181 isoform X3, which produces MSVSYSDLSLSRTATGLCFYPDRRRRIPEHHRVPHFLLPPVRPTSLYGIALEKRKKDDWKPSICTADELHYVSVPNSDWTLALWRYLPSHKVRPRNHPLLLLSGVGTNAIGYDLSPESSFARYMSGQGFDTWILEVRGAGLSMRGMDFGEIKQPLNAMRDSSVKHGVDVLPSERHSTHDFGAFADSDITFVNGKSKRTVSKSNDVNLVTKFRETFLRLSEKLSDFLNEEAGQNSGVANQFRDLSQWLANVIEESQVPVPTQFLDFQERFSTTLDELQMQLDLIGNYDWDFDHYLEEDVPAVMEYIKNHCKPKDGRLLAIGHSMGGILLYAMLSRCCSEGRNSGLASVATLASSLDYTSSKSSLKLLLPLADPAEALKVPVIPIGGLLSAAHPLASRPPYVLSWLNPQISAQDMMDPKLFEKLVLNNFCTVPAKVLLQLTTAFQKGGLRDRSGTFFYKDHLHKTNVPILALAGDQDLICPPEAVYETVKMISEDLVAYKVFGEPGGPHYAHYDLVGGRLVADQVYPCIIEFLSRHDTI
- the LOC108998181 gene encoding uncharacterized protein LOC108998181 isoform X2, translated to MSVSYSDLSLSRTATGLCFYPDRRRRIPEHHRVPHFLLPPVRPTSLYGIALEKRKKDDWKPSICTADELHYVSVPNSDWTLALWRYLPSHKVRPRNHPLLLLSGVGTNAIGYDLSPEDQVTGEPIAKGPKVGRLFPLFLPVPALSPVSSITSFACNNVPNLSMVWHRRLGHPNTQILSHVLNSGFLGNKECSSLSLECDSCKLGKSKTLPFPLHASRASHCFDLIHSDVWGPSPVSSHEKFKYYVTFIDDHSRFIWVYFLRSKSEVFRTFTTFLAYVGNQFSATIKTLRTDSGGEYLSNEFLAFLASKGIIHQRSCPATPQQNGVAERKNRTLLDMSSFARYMSGQGFDTWILEVRGAGLSMRGMDFGEIKQPLNAMRDSSVKHGVDVLPSERHSTHDFGAFADSDITFVNGKSKRTVSKSNDVNLVTKFRETFLRLSEKLSDFLNEGQNSGVANQFRDLSQWLANVIEESQVPVPTQFLDFQERFSTTLDELQMQLDLIGNYDWDFDHYLEEDVPAVMEYIKNHCKPKDGRLLAIGHSMGGILLYAMLSRCCSEGRNSGLASVATLASSLDYTSSKSSLKLLLPLADPAEALKVPVIPIGGLLSAAHPLASRPPYVLSWLNPQISAQDMMDPKLFEKLVLNNFCTVPAKVLLQLTTAFQKGGLRDRSGTFFYKDHLHKTNVPILALAGDQDLICPPEAVYETVKMISEDLVAYKVFGEPGGPHYAHYDLVGGRLVADQVYPCIIEFLSRHDTI